A single region of the Halopiger xanaduensis SH-6 genome encodes:
- a CDS encoding HVO_0416 family zinc finger protein gives MASSPNGAGDDVFDQFLTDRGHSVDEVGWEQEYNKKQCPECGGLHDTSADNCSVCGWEPAA, from the coding sequence ATGGCATCCTCACCCAATGGTGCCGGTGACGACGTTTTTGACCAATTCCTTACCGACCGCGGCCACTCAGTCGACGAAGTAGGGTGGGAGCAGGAGTATAACAAGAAACAGTGTCCGGAGTGTGGCGGCCTCCACGACACGTCCGCCGACAACTGTTCCGTCTGCGGCTGGGAGCCGGCTGCCTGA
- a CDS encoding Rid family detoxifying hydrolase, translating into MKRIVKTDDAPAAVGAYSQATSNGSLLFTAGQIPLTADGDLLDDEPIAAQTEQALYNLDAILDEAGVSSEDILKVTVYLDDIDDFDDMNEAYADYFDDEPPARSAVEVDALPKGVGVEIEAVASLE; encoded by the coding sequence ATGAAACGGATCGTCAAAACCGACGACGCACCCGCTGCGGTCGGCGCGTACAGTCAGGCGACCAGCAACGGCTCGCTGCTGTTTACCGCCGGCCAGATCCCCCTGACCGCCGACGGCGACCTGCTCGACGACGAACCGATCGCAGCACAGACCGAACAGGCCCTCTACAACCTCGACGCCATCCTCGACGAGGCCGGTGTGAGTTCCGAGGACATCCTCAAAGTAACCGTCTACCTCGACGATATCGACGACTTCGACGACATGAACGAGGCCTACGCCGACTACTTTGACGACGAGCCGCCGGCCCGCAGCGCCGTCGAGGTCGACGCCCTCCCCAAGGGCGTCGGCGTCGAGATCGAAGCCGTGGCGTCGCTCGAGTGA
- a CDS encoding gamma-glutamylcyclotransferase family protein has product MHVFVYGTLTDPERVEIVLDGRPPTEYAFDGSATLEGLRRVDGEYPTLAPGGTVDGQLLSVDETALERLDRYEGVDRGLYVRVSVPIDGHNNSDNSDDGAAVYVGDPARLAVDEPIDWPAGDSFADRVRTSLTRRDVTVRRPG; this is encoded by the coding sequence GTGCACGTGTTCGTCTACGGAACGCTGACCGATCCCGAGCGCGTCGAAATCGTGCTGGACGGCCGACCGCCGACCGAGTACGCGTTCGACGGGAGCGCGACGCTCGAGGGGCTCCGCCGCGTCGACGGCGAGTATCCGACCCTCGCTCCCGGCGGCACCGTCGACGGTCAGCTGCTTTCGGTCGACGAGACCGCCCTCGAGCGTCTGGACCGCTACGAGGGCGTCGATCGCGGCCTCTACGTACGGGTTTCCGTGCCGATCGACGGCCACAACAACAGCGACAACAGCGACGACGGCGCCGCGGTGTATGTCGGCGACCCCGCTCGGCTGGCGGTCGACGAACCGATCGACTGGCCGGCCGGCGACTCGTTCGCGGACCGGGTTCGGACCTCCCTGACTCGCCGCGATGTGACCGTCCGTCGACCCGGATGA
- a CDS encoding DUF7563 family protein, translated as MPECQNCGSFVTDAYARVFTPPGVDDPRVCPDCQDKIRDGAEVRAARSPRNP; from the coding sequence ATGCCGGAATGTCAGAACTGCGGTTCGTTCGTGACCGACGCGTACGCTCGAGTGTTCACGCCGCCCGGCGTCGACGATCCGCGCGTCTGTCCGGACTGTCAGGACAAGATCCGCGACGGTGCGGAGGTCCGTGCCGCCCGCTCGCCGCGGAACCCGTAA
- the ubaA gene encoding SAMP-activating enzyme E1 has protein sequence MSDLRLDATQLDRYSRHVIMDEIGPEGQQRLLEGSVLVVGAGGLGSPAIQYLAAAGIGRLGIVDDDAVERSNLQRQIVHGDGDVGRPKVESAADYVAALNPDVDVDTYETRLTADNVDDLVAEYDVVLDASDNFATRYLLNDHCVLTETPLSHGAIYRFEGQVTTFTNERGGEAEDPPCYRCLFPEAPEPGTVPDCATTGVLGVLPGTVGCIQATEVVKYLLGKGELLEGRLLMYDAMDMSFETVEMRSNPSCPVCGDDPEIQSVQDATYEGTCSLSAD, from the coding sequence ATGAGCGATCTCCGCCTCGACGCGACGCAACTCGATCGATACTCGCGACACGTCATCATGGACGAGATCGGTCCCGAGGGCCAGCAGCGACTGCTCGAGGGGAGCGTCCTCGTCGTCGGCGCGGGCGGTCTGGGATCGCCGGCGATCCAGTACCTCGCGGCAGCGGGTATCGGCCGACTGGGCATCGTCGACGACGACGCCGTCGAACGGTCGAACCTGCAGCGCCAGATCGTCCACGGGGACGGGGACGTCGGCCGGCCGAAGGTCGAGAGCGCGGCCGACTACGTAGCGGCGCTGAATCCGGACGTCGACGTCGACACGTACGAGACGCGTCTCACCGCGGACAACGTCGACGACCTCGTCGCCGAGTACGACGTCGTCTTAGACGCCAGCGACAACTTCGCGACCCGGTACCTGCTCAACGACCACTGCGTGCTCACGGAGACGCCGCTCTCCCACGGCGCGATCTACCGGTTCGAGGGGCAGGTGACGACGTTCACGAACGAACGCGGCGGCGAAGCCGAAGATCCGCCCTGCTACCGCTGTCTGTTCCCCGAAGCGCCGGAACCCGGCACCGTTCCGGACTGCGCGACCACCGGCGTTCTCGGCGTCCTCCCCGGCACCGTCGGCTGCATCCAGGCCACCGAGGTCGTCAAGTACCTGCTCGGAAAGGGCGAACTGCTCGAGGGGCGCCTGCTGATGTACGACGCGATGGACATGAGCTTCGAGACGGTCGAGATGCGCTCGAATCCGTCGTGTCCGGTCTGCGGCGACGACCCCGAGATCCAATCCGTCCAGGACGCGACCTACGAGGGAACCTGTTCGCTGTCGGCGGACTGA
- a CDS encoding DUF7490 domain-containing protein — MNREYALGVAAVVVAVAALTTLALSGAIAAPETETGASVERGHASLQEVTIAADEVSGETVTLEVDTFLEHRGDPVENVTVVHRVTDTDTGLVTATAEQPIGRLAGENETAVPATIGVPRAGQHRIETFVLVDGTRRESTTHRVSGLESLTPAYADTGLEFHRFGDDGSLAGVPAIEYSVKSTNGETATLEVTSYLTNAGDGETDSLEVELKARQAGSNIVADAERVSVSNVDPGETATPTAELEVPDEYRYNLDAILWLDGTIVATDRAGADLRPNSTAGDSPDSELETGDFDEEPSIEQTDDSSSDGMADAGGADDGGGTDGAEDSADGTPGFGSLAAALALGATVAPLFARTRDHN; from the coding sequence ATGAATCGCGAGTATGCCCTGGGGGTCGCCGCGGTCGTCGTCGCGGTTGCCGCCCTCACGACGCTTGCCCTCTCCGGCGCGATCGCGGCTCCCGAGACCGAAACGGGAGCGTCGGTCGAGCGCGGCCACGCGTCGCTCCAGGAGGTAACGATCGCCGCCGACGAGGTGTCGGGCGAGACGGTCACCCTCGAGGTCGACACGTTCCTCGAGCACCGCGGCGACCCCGTCGAGAACGTGACGGTGGTCCACCGCGTGACCGACACCGACACCGGACTCGTGACGGCGACGGCCGAACAGCCGATCGGCCGGCTCGCCGGGGAGAACGAGACCGCCGTCCCGGCGACGATCGGCGTTCCCCGGGCGGGCCAACACCGCATCGAGACGTTCGTCCTCGTCGACGGTACCCGGCGAGAGTCGACGACCCACCGCGTGTCCGGGCTCGAGTCGCTGACGCCCGCCTACGCCGATACCGGCCTCGAGTTCCACCGGTTCGGCGACGACGGTTCGCTCGCGGGCGTCCCCGCGATCGAGTACTCAGTCAAATCGACGAACGGCGAGACGGCGACGCTCGAGGTGACGAGCTACCTGACGAACGCGGGCGACGGGGAGACCGACTCGCTCGAGGTCGAACTGAAGGCCCGGCAGGCGGGCTCGAACATCGTCGCCGACGCGGAGAGAGTTTCCGTCTCGAACGTCGACCCCGGCGAGACGGCGACGCCGACCGCCGAACTCGAGGTGCCCGACGAGTACCGGTACAACCTCGACGCGATTCTCTGGCTCGACGGCACGATCGTCGCCACGGACCGGGCGGGGGCCGACCTCCGGCCGAATTCGACGGCCGGGGACAGCCCCGATAGTGAACTCGAGACCGGCGACTTCGACGAGGAGCCGTCGATCGAACAAACCGACGACAGCAGTAGCGACGGAATGGCTGACGCCGGTGGCGCGGACGACGGCGGCGGAACGGACGGCGCGGAGGATAGCGCCGACGGAACCCCAGGCTTCGGTTCGTTGGCCGCAGCACTCGCACTGGGCGCAACGGTTGCACCCCTCTTCGCGCGGACGCGCGACCACAACTGA
- a CDS encoding SDR family oxidoreductase: MDLELDDSAALVTASSSGLGLASARALLEAGANVTICGRDADRLERARDDFAETNTAGDVIAVQADITDPDDISRLVSQTVEEFGGLDHLVTSAGGPPSTTFLETDEQDWYQAYDLLVMSVVWTVEEAHEHLLESEQGTITCITSRTVREVADGLLLSNSVRRSVIGLMKTISREFAPEIRANAVLPGTIETPRIEELIEAGIDRGTYDNYGEGLEEFASEIPMDRIGEPHELGEVVAFLSSPRASFVNGAEIPIDGGLLRS, translated from the coding sequence ATGGACCTCGAGCTCGACGACAGCGCGGCACTGGTAACGGCCTCTTCGAGCGGACTCGGGTTGGCGAGCGCACGGGCGCTGCTCGAGGCAGGAGCGAACGTGACGATTTGCGGGCGCGATGCGGATCGCCTCGAGCGGGCGCGCGATGATTTCGCCGAGACCAACACAGCAGGGGACGTGATCGCCGTCCAAGCGGATATCACGGATCCCGACGACATCTCCCGGCTCGTAAGTCAGACCGTCGAGGAGTTCGGCGGCCTCGATCACCTCGTGACGTCGGCGGGCGGGCCGCCGAGTACGACGTTTCTCGAGACGGACGAGCAGGACTGGTACCAGGCCTACGACCTGCTCGTGATGAGCGTCGTCTGGACGGTCGAGGAAGCCCACGAGCACCTGCTCGAGTCGGAACAGGGGACGATCACGTGTATCACCTCGCGAACGGTTCGGGAGGTTGCGGACGGCCTCTTGCTGTCGAACTCGGTTCGTCGGAGCGTGATCGGACTGATGAAGACGATATCACGGGAGTTCGCACCGGAAATTCGGGCAAACGCAGTGTTGCCAGGGACGATCGAGACGCCGCGCATCGAAGAGTTGATCGAGGCGGGGATCGACCGTGGGACGTACGACAATTACGGGGAGGGCCTTGAGGAGTTCGCGAGCGAGATTCCGATGGATCGGATCGGCGAACCCCACGAACTGGGCGAGGTCGTTGCCTTTCTCTCGAGTCCGCGGGCGAGTTTCGTCAACGGGGCCGAGATACCGATCGATGGCGGGTTGTTGCGAAGTTAG
- the ilvA gene encoding threonine ammonia-lyase: protein MLDRSDILEARDRVRETSRHTPLEYSHTYSSMTGADVHLKLETFQRTGAFKIRGATNRIATLSEEQKDAGVVTASAGNHAQGVALAATRVGVDSKIVMPEHAPISKVKATESYGAEVVLHGADYAEAAEHAHELEREEGRIYVHAFDDELVMAGQGTIGLEIVEDRPEVETVVVPIGGGGLISGIAAAVKGEKPDARVIGVQAEGASSAATSLRKGERVSIEGVDTIADGIATRSVGERPFEHIREYVDEVVTVSDPEIAVTITYLLERSKTLVEGAGAVPLAAVLFEKFDYADDETIVPVLSGGNIDLNTLTNVIVRGLVETGRYLKIRTVLTDQPGALEELLDIFTAHRANIYAIHHDRTSREVEMSDTEVEIELEMRGPDHVDAFLSDLREAGYEVDVLA, encoded by the coding sequence ATGCTCGACCGCTCCGACATCCTCGAGGCGCGCGACCGCGTCCGCGAGACGTCCCGGCACACGCCGCTCGAGTACTCGCACACGTACTCCTCGATGACCGGCGCCGACGTCCACCTGAAACTCGAGACGTTTCAGCGGACCGGGGCGTTCAAGATCCGCGGCGCCACGAACCGGATCGCGACGCTCTCCGAGGAGCAGAAGGATGCAGGTGTCGTCACCGCGAGCGCGGGCAACCACGCCCAGGGCGTCGCGCTCGCGGCCACGCGCGTGGGCGTCGACTCCAAGATCGTCATGCCCGAGCACGCGCCCATCTCGAAGGTCAAGGCGACGGAAAGCTACGGGGCCGAAGTCGTCCTCCACGGCGCGGACTACGCCGAGGCCGCCGAGCACGCCCACGAACTCGAACGCGAGGAGGGCCGCATCTACGTCCACGCCTTCGACGACGAACTGGTCATGGCCGGACAGGGGACCATCGGCCTCGAGATCGTCGAGGACCGTCCCGAGGTCGAAACCGTCGTCGTCCCGATCGGCGGGGGCGGCCTCATCAGCGGCATCGCGGCCGCCGTCAAGGGCGAGAAGCCCGACGCGCGCGTGATCGGCGTCCAGGCCGAGGGCGCCTCGAGCGCCGCGACCTCCCTCCGGAAGGGCGAACGCGTCTCGATCGAGGGCGTCGACACGATCGCTGACGGGATCGCGACCCGCAGCGTCGGCGAACGCCCCTTCGAACACATTCGGGAGTACGTCGACGAGGTCGTCACCGTCTCCGATCCCGAAATCGCCGTCACGATAACCTACCTCCTCGAGCGCTCGAAGACGCTGGTCGAGGGCGCCGGCGCGGTGCCGCTCGCGGCCGTCCTCTTCGAGAAGTTCGACTACGCCGACGACGAGACGATCGTCCCCGTCCTCTCCGGCGGCAACATCGACCTCAACACGCTCACGAACGTCATCGTCCGCGGCCTCGTCGAAACCGGCCGCTACCTGAAGATTCGGACCGTCCTCACCGACCAGCCCGGCGCGCTCGAGGAACTCCTCGACATCTTCACCGCCCACCGCGCCAACATCTACGCCATCCACCACGACCGCACGTCTCGAGAGGTCGAGATGAGCGACACCGAAGTGGAAATCGAACTCGAGATGCGCGGTCCCGACCACGTCGACGCCTTCCTCTCCGATCTCCGGGAAGCCGGCTACGAGGTCGACGTCCTCGCGTAA